The Ailuropoda melanoleuca isolate Jingjing chromosome 4, ASM200744v2, whole genome shotgun sequence region atttctttaaagattttatttgtttatttgagagagagagagagagagcatgagcagggcagaaggagagagacaagcagactcccagctgagcagggaactggttaaagggcttgattccaggactctgggatcatgacctgagctgaaggcaaaggcttaactgactgagccatacagCCGccctgacatttttatttttttaaataggctccacacccagcgtggagcccaccatgaggcttgaactcaccaccctgggatcaagatctCAGCAGATaataagagttggacactcatccgactgagccacccaggcacccccatagccttaacatttttaataatagtcTAATTATCTTatagaatgtccttcaatttaTCTATCATTgcttcatgattagattcaggttaagtgtttttggcagaaatatcacagaagtgatgctgtgtccTCAGCATAACAGGAGACGGGAGATGTCTCATTACTGATCAAGTTAACTTTGCTTACTTCGTTAAGAGGGCGTACCCCAGTTTTCTCCAATGTAAAGTGACCATTTTCTCTTTGCAATGATTAAGTAATCCATGGGGAGATATTTTCAGACTGTGTCAATCACGTGTCCTATTGGGAGTTACAGGACCCTTTTCAAGTATCACGGccccatctgtgaagtggggacaaGGGTGTCTTGAACTCATATTACAGTTTAAGAAGGTGACAGTGATCAACAGTCTAAGTGATACGGTCCAGGCAAGAGGACAAAAAGATGACACCCGCGGCGATTAACTTCCGGGCACTCCAAAGCGGCAGACGCAGGCCCGGGCGGGGCCGCGAGAGCGTGCACGTGCGCGTGCGCGGGGGCGTGACCACAGAGTCGGTCCTCCGGAGATAGAGAGGCCGGAAGTTGTCCTCACAGAACCGCGCGGCTGTTAGGGTGGCAAGCTGAGGCGACGTTAACGGGTTGTGCGGGCAGCTCGGCCCGGTAGTCCCGGTGGTGGGTCGGCGTGAGAGGCTCTGGGGTTCTGGGCGGGGATAATGGCATCTCGGGCAGGCCCGCGAGCGGCCGGTACCGACGGCAGCGACTTTCAGCACCGGGAGCGCGTCGCCATGCACTACCAGATGAGGTATGAAGTGAGGCGAGGAGCACGGAGGCCTTCTCCCCAGCCAGAGCCCGGAGGGCCTGGAAAGCGACACCGGCCCGGCCTCAGGGTCTTACCCGCCCAGCCGGCCCTCGGGCACCTCCTCCCGTGTCGGCCCAGGGCCTGTCCCCAATTTCGGGGAGCCTCTTCGCTCCCATAAGCGCCACCCGGTGATCCGCCCTGTGCCTTGGGAGGGTCCTCTGCCTCCTAGGCTCCGGGGTCTTGAGCGATGCTGGCCTCGCTGTGACCTCGGAAACCCAGTTTTTTTTATTGAAACccactttcctcttctgtgaagggAAAAGCAACCCATCATTTAGGTTTTGGTGAAGAATTAGTGAGCTAGTAATTCGTGTAAAGAGTCTGCCCAATACATGGTAGCTGTTGTATTTCAGGCCATTTTGGGGAATGTGGACCATAAAGTCCAGCCTTTCTTCGCCTAAAATGAGTTTTAGGAACTCCCATGCAAGGGGTGTTTCCACATTCGTttattcgttcaacaaatatttattgagtttctaccggtcaggcattgtgctaggcactgaggatatAATAGTAAGCAAAAACAGATCTGGTCTTTGTATGCATGTTATACCTTCAATGAGAAAAGTTCCTTTATAAAAGACAAAActggtccctgccttcatggatcATGAACTCTACAGGTGACTGACTTTTCCCCTTACCTTTCCAcattttctataatgaatatttttaaaataaaaattttgaaaaaaaaaagattttctttccttaaatacACCAAGCTCTCCCAGAATGTTTTTCACATCTTTCCAGAGTTTCAAAGAATGACAAGCTCTTTGGACTGCCATTTCATTCATATCCTTAGACCCCTGCCTAAGAGAATATCACAACCCAAGCAAGAGTTTTGATGACTGTCCAGAGCAGAAACTGCCCTCAGGGGTGTGAAGGGATTACATTTAGGACCTGAGAGAATTAGAATAATAAGAGAAATATGTGTGCTTGCTTTGGCTATAAAATCTACTCTAGCTGGGGAAATATGGGCAGCCTGAGTTGATTTCCTTGCTGCCAGTATCTCCTTCCTCTAGGCTATATTCTTATGATGCAAAGTCATCTCTATAAACACAGCTCTGAGTTACTCTTTTGCCTCTAATCTGACTCACTCTTTGCAACTTCATATCCTGCTCTTCCCCTTCCCACTACAAAGTATTCCTGCCACACCACCTGCTTTCCTGGAACACAATGCTTATGTCTTTTTGCCTGTGTGCTGTTACGTCTGATTGGAATCCCACCTCCACACACCCTTAAGAGCCTATCTCAGATATCACTGTTCTCTAGATAGCCTTCTCAGACATCCCGTCCTAAGTTGAACTGATTACTCCTTCCTGTGATCTCATATATCTGACAACATATATTTACTAGAGCTCTTCCagttcattttctcattatttttcctttctgttttttaaagtagactccacatctagtgtggagcccaacatggggcttaaattcacgaccctgagatcaagacctgagctgagatcaagagtcggacacttaactgactgacccacccagacaccccttattttttcttttgttccttgtcCCCAAGTGTCCAGGCAGGGACTATATCTTACTCATGTTTGTATCCCAGTGTCCAGTATAGTTGCCTGGCATATAGTTGGTGATcagaaaattttgaatgaaaggtacttcttcctctgctctgccccaCAGTGTGACCCTCAAGTATGAAATCAAGAAGCTGATCTACGTGCATCTGGTCATATGGCTGCTGCTGGTTGCCAAGATGAGCGTGGGACACCTGAGGCTATTGTCACATGATCAGGTGGCCATGCCCTATCAGTGGGAATACCCATATTTGCTGAGCATTGTGCCCTCTCTCTTgggcctcctctccttccctcgcAACAACATTAGCTACCTGGTGCTCTCCATGATCAGCATGGGGCTCTTTTCCATAGCTCCCCTCATTTATGGCAGCATGGAGATGTTCCCTGCTGCACAGCAGCTCTACCGCCATGGAAAGGCTTACCGTTTCCTCTTTGGTTTTTCTGCCGTCTCTGTCATGTACCTGGTGTTGGTGCTGGCGGTTCAAGTGCATGCCTGGCAGTTATACTACAGCAAGAAGCTCCTAGACTCTTGGTTCACCAGCACACAGGAGAAGAAACGTAAATGAAGCCTGCCTGATGGACTGTTCTGTGGGTGAAGCCTGGGCCTCCCATTGAGCCAAGTGAGAAGGTAGAGGAGCTGTTCTGAAATCGTTGGTGATTTTGGCGGCTAGTGCAAACTAGCCCACGTTCTGAAAAGCTCCTCCTGTTGCCATCAGCTGAGGTGGCAaaactatatttaatttattcctgGTTGGCTGGAACTGGGTGATCAACAACTATAAAGCAAACTTCAGCTGGTTGAAGTTGAGGCCCTTCAGGGTTTTTCTTTAAGACAGAGCCTCATCCTTGCCTCTTCTTGGTCATCTCTCCGCTTCCATCCATTACCCCGTAGCCATCAATACTGAAAGAGGGAATAAATCAAATTCTACTTCAATCTGTAGGTGGTGGGGCAGGAAACATTTGGGAGGCTCCCCCTGCAGGCTGTGGTCTCTACtacaaagcattttaatttaaaagaaccTCAATAAAGTTACAACCGCCTTGTCCACCCTGCGCCTTGTGTTGAAATTTGATAAATTGTGAAAGGTATGTTGCTCGAGTGGCCATGGACACGAGGTAGGTAGAAGTTTCCCAAGAAAGCTGGAAGTAGCAGTAGAGAAGTGAACTGGGCGTAGGGAACCTAAGTCATAGTAGCAGCCCTGCAGCTGATTGACAGAAACTGCCATGGGCCATACATTTAATCTCTCCACCCGTAAAATGGTCCATTctcatttatcctgcttgggttATGGGCTCTTATTTTGGTAGGATATTCATGTTTATCATTCAATGTTAACAAATTGTCATTTATGTGTCTAATGTGGTATCcagaagaattttaaagtatCCCTGCATGTAATCTGGGTGAAACATGAcatacatgtgaaactaataaaCACAGCATCTAATGGTGTGGAGCAGATAAGTTAAAAATGGAAGTGGGAAAGAGATCTGTGAACTAAAGGCCCTTATTACACCTAAAAGTCTGACAGTAAACATTACTGCAGGACATACGTGTGTCCCTTTGTTCGTGTCTGCTTGACTTTATGGTCTCTGGATGTTGTCCGGATCTCTAATTGCAGACCTCTGCCCTCTCCAGAGTTCTAGTCATTTTTGCTTAATCCTTTtattctataaacattgggtatATCCTCGGTCACTCTTAGATACTGACAGTACTTATACTGCAAAACCTGTTCCTCTGCATGTCCTGACTATCATCTCAAACTCTGTGTGTCCCAAACTTAACTCCTTGTCTTATACCTCATACCTCATACCTCATACCCACACCTCTTCCTGCATCCCCGTGTGCAAGTGAGTATACCAAAAGTACAGTTCTGGATCATCAAGCATCTACTATGCGCTATTGTGTTTTGAACAACCAAAATACCTTAATCTCTCAGATGTTTCGAAGGTGTGATTTCAGTGCACCAGTCTCTCGTTATCTCAGTACTCTCACTCTCGGTCAGTAGAACCTCATGAAGCCTCATATTGCTTTCATGTTTTCCCGGTTTGTTTAAAAATTCCCCTTTTAGACCTTTATATGCCTTTATTACTTATCCTTCAAGATTCAGTTTATATGGTAATTTGGGAGCCTTCTCTTTGCTTCAATTCAAGGAGTAAGAGTTCTCTCTTTGAATCTacatggcatttttattttgcctcttATTGACAGAATTACTTGTTGACATGTCTTTTCCTCACCTCCTGCTCAGTACCTGATACACAGAGTGCACCTACTGAATGAATTAACTTGTCCTACTGTAGACTGAAGACAGGATGTATTGCACAGAGAAAACAATTAGACTGAAACGGGTAGAATTTGGAGAGCAAAGGAAAGCAGATGGAAATGTGTGGGTAAAGGAATTACGTGTATCAGGCACAGATTGctaattttcaaagaattgggatgcaaataattttttttaagttaaactttTCTTTGATTATTGGAATGATACTTTACAGTCTTAGAGTGCTTTCGAAGACCCATTATGGAAATTACtgtcaatgcaaaaaaaaaaaaaaagccatttggtttattttagttttctacttGTTGGGTTATTGGGATTCTGCTTTTCCagtcatttttttcctgcctcatGGTTGTAGTATTCCCTGAAGCAGACAAGATTCCCTTTGAAAGAGATCCTGATTTAGCAGAAAGAGCACTGTATTTGGACGGTGGAAGATGGCTTCGAATACCAGCACACCTAATCATATGGCTAAAGTTAACACTGCCTATTTCACAGCATTGTTTTGAAGGTCAAATAAGGTGAAGTATTATGAAGGTGCTTTGTGAACTATGTAATACTATATAAATATGAGGAATGGTTATTCCCTTGTGTTTGCAGATCTAGACTGCAGGCATTGGAGGAACCCTCAGAGAGCATCAAGTCCATGAGAAAGGCAGTGCGGTGTAGTGGAATGAATAGAGCTTCTGATATTAGACTGACTTAGGTTGGAATTCTGCCTTTTGCCTTAAGATACTTGAGTCTCTGATTTTGATCTGACACATGGGGATTATAGTAGCTACTGAGATTGTGAGGattcaataaaataatgtatatgaataGTCAAGTACATAGCAGGAGCTTAGTAAATACCAAAATCCCGTCCCTTGATGAGCATTGTTAACTTTCCCCTTTCAGACTGGGAGTCCCTATCTCTTCTCTTAGGCATAGTCTCTTGCCTTGGAATTCTGGAGGTTGATCCCTTCTGGAAGAGCAGAAGTAAGGAAGGAACACTTGTCCACTCTTGGTTTACATTGGTCTAATGTGTTGGCCCTTCCTGCCTAACATGCCCTAACAGTAGGCCCAGTTGCCCCAAGAGACTTTAGGAATCAGCTATTACAGAAAGAGCCTGGAGATGCTGCTGCATGATCTGACCAGAGTCCATGTAAGGGTAAGTCTCAAGAAAAACAGCTGTCCAAGGCCCCACAGTGTGCTCTCTGTTTGAGCATGTGCAGGGGCCTGCCAAGACTTCTGAGCTCCTGGCTTGGTCCCCAAGTAAAGGTTATTAGAGCATGAAGTTTGGGTTAGCTCATTCAGACAAAAACCACAGGTAAGACAGGCTTCAGCCATCTTCCGAGAAGACAGGGCCTCTGTGCTGCAGTTGGCTTTTACTCCAGTTGGCTACCTCAAATTCCAGCCACAGTTACTCCTCCCTTGTTGACTCCTGCCAAATGATACCTACTAGGCTGGAAGTCTGAACCACTCACTATCATGAGACCTactttccctttgttctttccaACTATTCGAAATTCTTCCTTCACATAACACCCTACCAACTACATTGCATTGCTAAATCTAATAATTCTGTGGATTCTAGGGCCCACAAACCCTCTGACTTCTCACAGAATTCCCCAAGCAGTATGTTCTGGCAGAAAGAGCCAGAAAGACACAGTGGTGAGTCCCAGatctccatttttgtttttgaacaagttacttaatcttccTAGTATTTTCCAGCCTgtagaatgattttaaaagactgaCCTCAAGGGTTGTAGTActaataaaatgagataatgtgggCAAAACATATGGCCTCGAGTCTGATAGAGTTCAGCAAATATTGAACTGATTCCCTACTCTTTCCCAGATGTGCCTGAATTCGCCTGCAGTGCTTTTTACCCTACACCTTTTTTTAGGTTCCAAATCAATAGGCAAACCAgcaagacaataaataaaaaacacagaccttcttttctttcttctttccccctttcttcctcaccttaattccttttccttttctatgctctcattttcttccctttctattcttttgtatgtgtgaatgtgagtctttttctttcttttctgcttctcctaCCATACCTTAGCCAGGGTCAAGGAGCAACTAAGGAAATATTTTCACTGTGACAGATCAGAAAATACAAGAggtcaaaaaagagaaatattctaggggtacctgggtgactcatttggttaagtgtctgccttcagcttgggtcatgatcccagggtcctggctccctgatcagtggggctccctgatcagtggggaacctgcttctccctctccctctgcccctccacccccactcgtgctctcactctgctctctcctctctctctctcaaaatagatggatgaaatcttaaaaaaaaaaaaagtattctagaATGGAACCAAGTTTCTCACTTCATACCCTCAGCATtggaaaatgcattatttatgtAAATCTAAACCACTGTGGTTTAGGTAAAAATTGAGGGGGAAGGCTCCCTAACCTATCCTTAGTATGGCCAGACCACCCTTTTTTTCTTTCGTATCTTACTGATCTGTTTTCACAGTGATGGGCTCCAAGGCCAAAAAACGGAACTGTGCCAGGCAAACCCTTTTGCGATCCCAGGAGCTGAAGGAGATGAGGCAGTGGGAAGAGAAACCATAGTCTGATAGAAAGaggaatgaggggcgcctgggtggcacagtcgttaagcgtctgcctttggctcagggcgtgatcccagcgttcttggatcgagcccATATCAGTCTTCTCCGCTaggggcttctccgctgggagcctgcttcttcctctcccactccccctgcttgtgttccctctctctctggctgtctctgtcaaataaataaataaaatcttaaaaaaaaaaaaaaggaatgaaccgtgagaggtGGCAAAATTGGAGCTCCCAGGGCTAGAGAACTTGACCTTGATGAAAGCACTCTTCTtcccttatttctctctttcgaaatgaaaagaataattcGCACTTACCTGTCTCATAAGATGATTAGGTGGATCAAATTTGAAAGTGCTTGTAAAATGTGAAGCAAATAAACTGCTGCTTAAATGAAATGTAGCATTATTTACGGTTATTCGACTACAAAACCACCTATTTCTTGACATCTGCTAGGCATTAGAGAATGTAAGAATAGGAAAGGGTCCTTATCTTCTAATGAACTCAAAAGCAGAGGGTATTTTTAGGTTAATGAGTGGGATGGGTCTTCAGACAGTAGACCTGAAGACTCAGGACCTAGAACTGGCTTCAAGGAGGCTAGAGTCAGGCTACTGAAAGGTGCAGAGGAACAATAACAATATCAAGACGACTTAACCCCATAGGTGTGCCCCAAACTTGCTTTCTATGTGTGTCACCAAGGTAAGGACTGAAGCAGTTCAAATGCTCCATGAGCAGGAGGAAGCTGTGGGATGATGGGGAGGGTCCCCACAAAGCCTGGAGCCTCGTCAGCATCAGAAACCACAGGAAACCGGGTCAGTGCGTGGGGCCTGCTCCCTCAGCTCCTGGCTCAGCTATGTGCTCTGGGGCTTCCTGAGCAGACTGTACTGATTAGAGGATCCTTGAAGCTGGAGACCCCTTTGGTATGGAGCCCTTTGCCCAGAAGAGCTGGGTGCAGAGAGAAAGCTGGGCTACAGTCTGGAGGGTCAGCCAGATGGGGAGCAGGTTGCGAATGGGGGCCTGTGAGGTTTATGTGCATCCTACAtggacttttttgttgttctgcTCAACTCTGGGGCCTCAGTCACCTCTGTCTCCAGACTCCATTGCAGAATGGTGCTTAGTAGTTCCGTTAATTCTCTGAGAGGATGAAGCACATCTCCAAGGAAGCTCCAAGTCCAAGAGCATTAATGGGCGGGTCCAATCTGCCGGGTGTTGCAGGAGTAGGAGGGGTTAAGAAGTGGGGACAGCCCTCCATCCCCCTAACCCTGTACTGGCCTGTTTCCTGTTATTTCTCTGCCAGAGCAGGAGCCCCTTGCCCTCCAGGTGGGAGCAGTAGGGTTTTCTGGGGGGCAATCATCCTTCTGTCCCTCCGCTAGGGGAAGAAGGAATGTGGCTTGGCTGGCTGGTTAGGATCTAGGATCGAGGAGGAGCTTtggggcagggcggggcaggggcaggcagaggcgAAGACTCCTGCTCCCTGCGCTCCAGCTGCTGCACAGCAAGGGCCCGCTGCCCACCCTCAGGCTGTGCAGCCATGTTCTGGGCGCTCTGACCCCACGGAAGCCCATGGGGAGCCCCAGATCGGCAGCTCcgttcctgcttctcctcctgctgtTCATTGGCCTCGCTGCTTCCGCTGGGATTGGCTGCCCCTACCTGCCCCACTGGAGCACCCACTGTCTGCTGGCCTCCCAAATGGTAAGGTAATGCTGCCGCTGCCCAGTAGGGACATTTCCCGGCCACAGGCTGGTAAAGCTCCCCACTCTTCTGCCTATCCTCTCATGGCTCCCAAGTCCCTGTGCCCTGGTAGCAGCCCCAGTGTGTCCTCTGTATGGTCTTGAAGGGTAGCCAAGGTTCTGGTGTGCTAAGGCCTGTGCAGGGTCGAGCTGGCAAGACAAGAGCCAGAGTGGATGGGCTATTAGGTTATGGGCGTTAGAATTAGGTGATTTGAGGCAAAGACCCCAGGGAGAATGCCCCCCCACATAGGAATCCCTATTAAtaattcttctctcctttcttgcccCTACTGGGCCCTGTGCCTCAGGAAGACACTCTCACTGGTGAGTCTCATTCCCTGCCCTGCTTCTTTTCTGGGTCCCTTTTGTTCCAGATCCCTAGCAAGCTTTCCATTCAAATTTTTGGCTCCCAACTTGGGAAGTAGCATATGAAGGAGAAAACACAGGGTTTAGAATCAGGACAAGCCTGGATTTGCATTGCAATTCCACCACATACTCCAAATGTGGCTGCAAGCAGTGCACTTAGCCCCTCTGACTCTCCGTTTCTGAGGGGATGATCAAGGTCATAGAAATGATTTTACCATGAAAGCTGCTGCCCCTAACCTGTGGGGAGGATGAAAGGAGACACAGAATAACCTCTAAGCACTTACCCTTAACTGTTCCCTCCCTACTGTCAGTGCTGCAACAACGATCTTTCATATCTAATGGTACATTCTAGTTTACAAATCATTTTCCCCACACGTTATCTCACTTGATCTTGACAACAGTCCTACTTTATGaacgaggaagctgaggcttagagaCGTCCGTAACTTGCCCAAAA contains the following coding sequences:
- the JAGN1 gene encoding protein jagunal homolog 1 translates to MASRAGPRAAGTDGSDFQHRERVAMHYQMSVTLKYEIKKLIYVHLVIWLLLVAKMSVGHLRLLSHDQVAMPYQWEYPYLLSIVPSLLGLLSFPRNNISYLVLSMISMGLFSIAPLIYGSMEMFPAAQQLYRHGKAYRFLFGFSAVSVMYLVLVLAVQVHAWQLYYSKKLLDSWFTSTQEKKRK